ATTCCAAACTGCATCCCAACGACCTCCCAAACCTAAATTTTCTTGTTTTAAATTACTCGTTTTTGATTCAGTTATTCCATCAGAATTTTGGTAACTTTCGGTATAATCTAAATTATTATTAATACCAATAACATTGGCTCTAAACTTATGTTTATCAGTAATATCAAAAAGCAACTTTGCTGTATAATCGTAAAAGAAAAAATCTGACGATCTATTACCATCTGTTATATTATCACTATTTGTGGTAAGCTCACTATCTTGAAAACTGCGTTCAAAATAATTATCATAAGTTGGGGAATTAAATACATCTGTAAAAGATCTTCTTCCTGAAACGTGCAATGCCAATTTTTTACTTATTGGTATTTCAAAATACGCATCTGCATGTATTAAATTAGCGCCAAATCCACCAGAAAAATCATTTCCAATAACATCTTTTGTAGACATATTAATAGTACTAGACACTCCATCACTAAACTCACTCGAAGTTCCATTTTTTATTACAACAACTTTATTTGTAAGATGCGGATTGTAAGCAGAAATAAGTCCAAAAAAATGCCCAGAGTGATACATTTTTATACCATCCCATATCATTAAATTTTCGTCGTTTGTTCCACCACGCACATTAATATTTGCAACACTTTCATTAACGCTTTCTATACCAGGAAACGCTTGAATAGATTGCAAAATATCCGGCTCTGTTAATCCAGGAAGCGTGCCAAATTTCTTTGTATTTAAAACAGTACTACCATCTGTTCGTTTTTGCAAGCCTGTGATTAAAAATTTAGAAATTAACACTTGGTTTAATTCTTCTATATCTTCCTCTAAAACAATAGTTTTACAGTGACCATCAATCAACATTAATTCTTTAGCAGAAAAGCTTGCTGTTTTATAACCAATAAATGAAATAATAATAGTTTCATCTACAGTTATATTACTAAAATTAAAAACACCATCAATATTCGTAATAACACCTTTTGAAGTGTTTTTTACATAAACAGAAGCTCCTAAAAGGGGTTTGTTATTTAGTTTTGAAGTAACAGTACCACAAATTTTAATTCGCTTATTTAAAGTAGAGACAGTGATGTATCGATCGTCTAAAAATTTAAAATTTAATAATGTTGAAGCATTAAGACTGCTTATTATCTCTTCAATAGTATCCGTAACTAGTGGTTTGTTTATAAAGACATTTTTAACGTCGTTTTCCGTGTACGAGAATTTTACATCAAATTGTGTTTCTAATTGCTTTATTAAAGCTAGTATCGATAATTTTTCTTGTGATTGTAAACCAAAAGAAAAAATACTAAAACATAAAAAAACAATAAATAGATATTTAGTTTTTAGCATAGTTATAG
The nucleotide sequence above comes from Flavobacteriaceae bacterium HL-DH10. Encoded proteins:
- a CDS encoding TonB-dependent receptor, whose amino-acid sequence is MLKTKYLFIVFLCFSIFSFGLQSQEKLSILALIKQLETQFDVKFSYTENDVKNVFINKPLVTDTIEEIISSLNASTLLNFKFLDDRYITVSTLNKRIKICGTVTSKLNNKPLLGASVYVKNTSKGVITNIDGVFNFSNITVDETIIISFIGYKTASFSAKELMLIDGHCKTIVLEEDIEELNQVLISKFLITGLQKRTDGSTVLNTKKFGTLPGLTEPDILQSIQAFPGIESVNESVANINVRGGTNDENLMIWDGIKMYHSGHFFGLISAYNPHLTNKVVVIKNGTSSEFSDGVSSTINMSTKDVIGNDFSGGFGANLIHADAYFEIPISKKLALHVSGRRSFTDVFNSPTYDNYFERSFQDSELTTNSDNITDGNRSSDFFFYDYTAKLLFDITDKHKFRANVIGINNNLDYTESYQNSDGITESKTSNLKQENLGLGGRWDAVWNTKLTTRLSAFYSKYNVDATNYRIETDQRLTQANEVLETGVKLNTYYKINNVFKLLSGYQFSEIGILYETTVSAPSYDRVKKDVLLNHALFSEIEYRNNTTYLRLGVRGNYFQKFNKLILEPRLNLRQKLSRHFAIKLQGEFKNQSANQKIDFQDDFLGVENRRWILANEKEIKISESKQASFGFEFNQNNWLLDVEGFYKLVDGITASNQGFYNNFQYVNAEGRYNSRGVEFLLNKTADTYSTWLSYTYSINDYEFASITPSVFPNNVDIRHSVSLAFNYNVLESLEASIGGIWRSGQPFTKPIDGNETVQDGNNTRINYDAPNNENIDDFMRLDASIAYDFKFSETVLGVFRVGVLNILDRENTINRYYEVNPEDTSKAIQINNKSLGLTPNISFRLNF